Proteins found in one Geomonas subterranea genomic segment:
- a CDS encoding tRNA-binding protein, with protein MAEITWNDFEQVELRVGTVLEVEEFPEARKPAYKLVVDFGEAGVRRSSAQITKHYTREELVGRQVIGVCNFPRKQIGRFFSEVLITGFADENGDIVLAAPERPVPNGSRLC; from the coding sequence GTGGCCGAGATAACGTGGAACGATTTCGAGCAGGTGGAGCTCAGGGTGGGGACCGTGCTGGAGGTGGAGGAGTTTCCCGAAGCGAGGAAGCCCGCCTACAAGCTGGTGGTTGATTTCGGCGAGGCCGGAGTGAGACGGTCCAGCGCGCAGATCACGAAGCACTATACCCGCGAGGAGCTGGTGGGGAGGCAGGTGATCGGGGTGTGCAACTTCCCCAGAAAACAGATCGGGCGTTTCTTTTCCGAGGTGCTGATCACCGGGTTCGCCGACGAAAACGGAGACATCGTGCTCGCCGCCCCGGAGCGCCCCGTCCCCAACGGCAGCAGGCTCTGCTAG
- a CDS encoding YraN family protein — protein sequence MPVSNSNGSVGGTGESIAATFLKGQGFKIVECNFRCPCGEIDIVARDGRTIVFVEVKCRKNDNYGPPQLAVTPFKQRQISKAALVWLSRKKLYDAEARFDVVAIMLHEHDLPDIEHIRNAFDLAY from the coding sequence ATGCCAGTCAGTAACAGCAACGGCTCTGTCGGCGGCACCGGCGAATCCATCGCAGCCACCTTTCTTAAAGGGCAGGGCTTCAAGATAGTCGAGTGCAATTTTCGATGTCCTTGCGGCGAGATCGATATCGTCGCCCGGGACGGGCGCACCATCGTCTTTGTCGAGGTGAAGTGCCGCAAGAACGACAACTACGGTCCGCCTCAGCTCGCCGTGACGCCGTTCAAGCAGCGCCAGATCTCGAAGGCCGCGCTGGTGTGGCTCTCCAGGAAGAAGCTCTACGATGCCGAGGCGCGTTTCGACGTGGTCGCCATCATGCTGCACGAGCACGACCTGCCGGACATCGAGCATATTCGCAACGCCTTCGATCTCGCCTACTAG
- a CDS encoding RNA methyltransferase, with protein sequence MALIHFPVYDKHKDVVATSVTNLDIHDMARLTRTFGLARYYIVTPVAEQIKLVEKVREHWLTGWGSTYNPKRKMALETLQCEESLESTIADIESRTGRRPTVVVTGASGRPNSVTFAGLKELIEADPGQPFLLLLGTGWGLIEQVFNKSDLVLEPIRGRGDYNHLSVRSAASIMLDRLFGR encoded by the coding sequence ATGGCGCTGATCCACTTCCCGGTGTACGACAAGCACAAGGACGTGGTAGCGACCTCGGTCACCAACCTGGACATCCACGACATGGCGCGGTTGACGCGGACCTTCGGTCTGGCCCGCTACTACATCGTGACCCCGGTTGCGGAGCAGATAAAGCTCGTTGAAAAGGTGCGGGAGCACTGGCTCACCGGTTGGGGGTCCACCTACAACCCCAAGCGGAAGATGGCGCTGGAGACGCTGCAGTGCGAAGAGTCGCTGGAGTCGACCATCGCCGACATCGAAAGCCGCACCGGGCGCAGGCCCACGGTCGTGGTGACCGGCGCTTCCGGCAGGCCCAACAGCGTGACTTTTGCCGGGCTTAAGGAACTCATCGAAGCGGACCCCGGGCAGCCCTTCCTGCTGCTTCTGGGAACCGGGTGGGGGCTCATAGAGCAGGTGTTCAACAAGAGCGATCTGGTGCTGGAGCCGATCAGGGGGCGGGGCGATTACAACCACCTCTCGGTGCGGTCCGCGGCATCGATCATGCTGGACAGGCTTTTCGGGCGCTAG
- a CDS encoding NAD+ synthase, translating to MGGLTVNTKLLRQILVGFVRDEVYKVGVRKGVLGLSGGIDSALVAYIAAEALGPENVHAYCMPYRTSNPESEAHARLVAESLGINFKVIEITPMIDAYFNVIPDADNMRRGNKMARERMTILYDHSAAVGGLVLGTSNKTELLLGYGTLHGDMASALNPIGDIYKSQVWALSEAMGVPSEVIEKKPSADLWAGQTDEQELGFTYREADELLYRMVDQRMSREELIAVGFDAAFIDNVARKVQGSHFKRRLPIIAKVSNRTIDRDFRYARDWGK from the coding sequence ATGGGCGGGTTGACGGTTAATACGAAGCTGTTGCGCCAGATCCTGGTCGGATTCGTGCGCGACGAGGTCTACAAGGTCGGGGTGCGCAAAGGCGTGCTCGGGCTCTCCGGCGGGATCGACTCCGCGCTGGTCGCCTACATCGCGGCCGAGGCGCTCGGCCCCGAGAACGTGCACGCCTACTGCATGCCGTACCGGACCAGCAACCCGGAGAGCGAGGCCCATGCGAGGCTCGTGGCCGAGAGCCTGGGGATCAACTTCAAGGTCATCGAGATCACCCCGATGATCGATGCCTATTTCAACGTGATCCCGGATGCCGACAACATGCGGCGCGGCAACAAGATGGCCCGCGAGCGCATGACCATCCTCTACGACCACTCGGCGGCCGTCGGCGGCCTGGTGCTCGGCACCAGCAACAAGACCGAACTCCTCCTTGGCTACGGCACGCTGCATGGCGACATGGCGAGCGCCTTGAACCCGATCGGCGACATCTACAAGAGCCAGGTCTGGGCCCTTTCCGAGGCGATGGGGGTGCCGAGCGAGGTGATCGAGAAGAAGCCTTCCGCCGATCTCTGGGCGGGGCAGACCGACGAGCAGGAGCTTGGTTTCACCTACCGCGAGGCGGACGAGCTTTTGTACCGGATGGTGGACCAGCGCATGAGCCGCGAGGAGCTGATCGCCGTCGGATTCGACGCCGCATTCATCGACAACGTTGCCCGCAAGGTGCAGGGAAGTCACTTCAAGCGCCGCCTGCCCATCATCGCCAAGGTTTCCAACCGCACCATCGACCGCGACTTCCGCTATGCGCGGGATTGGGGCAAGTAA
- a CDS encoding KH domain-containing protein, translating into MKELVETIARALVDDPTQVKATEELEEETNVIKLTVAKEDMGRIIGKEGRTAKAIRTLLNAVSTKDNKKAILKIVE; encoded by the coding sequence ATGAAAGAGCTTGTTGAGACCATCGCCAGGGCACTCGTAGACGATCCCACCCAGGTGAAAGCAACCGAGGAGTTGGAAGAAGAGACCAACGTAATCAAGCTGACCGTCGCAAAAGAGGACATGGGGCGTATCATCGGCAAGGAGGGTCGCACGGCAAAAGCGATCCGTACTTTGCTCAACGCTGTCTCAACAAAGGATAACAAGAAAGCCATCCTTAAAATCGTAGAGTGA
- the rpsP gene encoding 30S ribosomal protein S16, with translation MAIKIRLARAGAKKKPFYQVVVADCRSRRDGRFIENVGTYDPNKNPAVYNLEEGKTLEWLGKGAQPTDTVKQILKKTGIWEKFVAPAA, from the coding sequence ATGGCAATAAAGATCAGACTTGCACGTGCGGGCGCTAAGAAGAAACCCTTTTACCAGGTAGTGGTTGCTGACTGCCGTAGCCGCAGGGACGGGCGCTTCATCGAGAACGTCGGTACCTACGACCCGAACAAGAACCCGGCGGTGTACAACCTGGAAGAAGGGAAGACTCTGGAGTGGCTCGGCAAAGGCGCTCAGCCGACCGACACGGTCAAGCAGATCCTGAAGAAGACCGGCATCTGGGAGAAGTTCGTCGCCCCTGCCGCTTAA
- the rimM gene encoding ribosome maturation factor RimM (Essential for efficient processing of 16S rRNA), with protein MSGSNKVLIGKIQGTHGIRGQLRVIPFAGDASSISQLKCVFIKSPKGAMEEYSVVSAKPNGKRIILTLKPFDNINQVLHLVGSEIYADRVALPELPDDEFYWSDLLGLQVVTSDGEELGELVDIIETGSNDVYVVKYHGREVLIPALDDVVLSVDLAAGRMTVSLPEGLLDL; from the coding sequence ATGTCCGGTAGTAACAAAGTATTGATTGGCAAGATCCAGGGTACACACGGGATCAGGGGACAGTTGCGGGTCATTCCCTTTGCGGGGGATGCTTCGAGTATCTCGCAGTTAAAGTGCGTTTTCATCAAGTCTCCGAAAGGGGCCATGGAGGAATACTCCGTGGTTTCCGCCAAGCCTAACGGCAAAAGGATCATCCTGACCCTGAAGCCGTTTGACAACATCAACCAGGTGCTGCACCTGGTCGGCAGCGAGATCTACGCCGACCGGGTGGCGCTCCCGGAACTCCCCGACGACGAGTTCTACTGGTCCGACCTCCTGGGGCTCCAGGTTGTGACGTCGGATGGGGAAGAGCTGGGAGAGCTGGTAGATATCATCGAAACCGGCAGCAACGACGTCTACGTGGTCAAGTACCACGGGCGCGAGGTGCTCATCCCCGCGCTCGATGACGTCGTATTGTCTGTCGACCTGGCGGCAGGTCGCATGACGGTCTCTCTTCCCGAGGGGCTGCTCGATCTATGA
- the rsmI gene encoding 16S rRNA (cytidine(1402)-2'-O)-methyltransferase codes for MPGTLYIVATPIGNLEDITLRALRILKEVDLVAAEDTRHSRKLLTHFGISKPLTSYFDHNKELKGDQILDRLREGQSVALITDAGTPCISDPGYQLVRDAVAGGISVVPIPGACAAVTALSASGLPTDYFSFAGFLPNKQGKRRERLQSLAGERAVLIFYESPKRLLATLEDMLETLGEREVVVARELTKMYEEFLRGTLSVLVEEVRGREVRGEVAILVSPAGEPEADDGPGMDELLQKYLGSGEMSLKDAVKRVTLETGLHKSAVYAEALRIKG; via the coding sequence ATGCCCGGAACTCTCTACATAGTTGCCACCCCGATCGGGAACCTCGAGGACATCACGCTGCGCGCCCTGCGCATCCTCAAGGAGGTGGACCTGGTCGCCGCCGAGGACACGCGCCACTCGCGCAAGCTCCTCACCCATTTCGGCATCTCCAAGCCGCTCACCTCCTACTTCGACCATAACAAGGAACTGAAGGGGGATCAGATCCTGGACCGGCTGCGCGAGGGGCAAAGCGTCGCCCTCATCACCGACGCGGGGACTCCCTGCATCTCCGATCCGGGCTACCAGCTGGTGCGCGATGCGGTCGCCGGCGGCATCTCCGTGGTCCCGATTCCCGGCGCCTGCGCCGCCGTCACCGCGCTCTCCGCCTCCGGCCTCCCTACCGACTATTTCAGCTTCGCGGGTTTTCTCCCCAACAAGCAGGGGAAGAGGCGGGAAAGGCTGCAGTCGCTCGCTGGAGAGCGGGCGGTGCTGATCTTCTACGAGTCCCCCAAGCGCCTCTTGGCGACGCTGGAGGACATGCTGGAGACGCTCGGGGAGCGCGAGGTGGTGGTGGCGCGGGAACTGACCAAGATGTACGAGGAGTTTCTGCGCGGCACCCTTTCTGTGCTGGTCGAAGAGGTGCGCGGACGGGAGGTCCGGGGCGAGGTGGCCATCCTGGTGAGCCCCGCCGGGGAACCGGAGGCTGACGACGGCCCGGGCATGGACGAGTTGCTGCAGAAGTACCTGGGCTCGGGCGAGATGTCGCTGAAGGACGCGGTGAAGCGGGTGACTCTGGAAACGGGGCTCCACAAGAGCGCGGTCTACGCGGAGGCGCTGCGCATCAAGGGGTAG
- the trmD gene encoding tRNA (guanosine(37)-N1)-methyltransferase TrmD produces MKFDILTLFPAMFEGPLTESILKRASDKGLIEIGLHNIRDWAFDKHATADDSPYGGGAGMVMKVEPLSGAIEAVKEKRPGSKVILTTPGGRPFTHQVAQELSREEGLIIICGRYEGVDERVRTLFVDDEISLGDFVLTGGEIAAMVIVDAVSRLVPGVLGHEESAQYDSFADGLLEYPQYTRPPEFRGEKVPDILLSGNHAEIAKWRRKEQIRRTLASRPELLDGVEWSKQDKKLLKELGLDPHLKAKPANLSAEALAKAEGGAA; encoded by the coding sequence ATGAAGTTCGACATCCTGACCCTGTTCCCGGCCATGTTCGAGGGACCGCTGACCGAGAGCATCTTGAAGCGCGCGAGCGACAAGGGGCTGATCGAGATCGGCCTGCACAACATCCGCGACTGGGCCTTCGACAAGCACGCCACGGCCGACGACTCTCCTTACGGCGGGGGCGCCGGGATGGTGATGAAGGTCGAGCCGCTTTCCGGCGCCATCGAGGCGGTCAAGGAGAAGCGGCCGGGCTCGAAGGTGATCCTCACCACACCGGGGGGGCGGCCCTTCACTCACCAGGTAGCGCAGGAGCTTTCCCGCGAGGAAGGGCTCATCATCATCTGCGGCCGCTACGAAGGGGTCGACGAGCGGGTACGCACCCTGTTCGTGGATGACGAGATCTCGCTGGGCGATTTTGTGCTGACCGGCGGGGAAATCGCCGCCATGGTGATCGTCGACGCGGTATCCCGGCTGGTGCCGGGTGTGCTGGGGCATGAAGAGTCTGCCCAGTACGATTCGTTCGCAGATGGGCTTCTGGAGTACCCGCAGTACACCAGGCCTCCCGAATTCAGGGGCGAGAAGGTTCCCGACATCCTTCTTTCCGGCAACCATGCCGAGATCGCCAAGTGGCGCAGGAAGGAGCAGATCAGGAGAACGCTCGCCTCCCGTCCCGAGCTCCTCGACGGCGTCGAGTGGAGCAAGCAGGACAAGAAACTTCTGAAAGAGCTGGGGCTGGATCCCCACCTGAAGGCGAAGCCGGCGAACCTGTCCGCCGAAGCTTTAGCGAAGGCGGAAGGCGGAGCGGCATGA
- a CDS encoding ribonuclease HII — protein MTGLFPDNPDVPIDMLALEGQALRRGYARIAGVDEAGRGPLAGPVVAAAVILPTGLVLPGVNDSKQLTEGKREELFDVIHREALAVGVGIGDHALIDRINILQATLSAMSDAVRGLSVNPDFLLIDGISSVPMNIPQRTVKKGDSLSLSIAAASIIAKVTRDRMMVEYDARFPGYGFASHKGYGAASHLAAIAELGPCPIHRRSFSGVKEHCPAEPGGASDASSGLFSF, from the coding sequence ATGACCGGTCTTTTCCCTGACAACCCGGATGTTCCCATCGACATGCTTGCCCTGGAAGGGCAGGCGCTGCGGCGCGGTTACGCACGCATCGCCGGCGTGGACGAGGCGGGACGCGGCCCGCTGGCCGGACCGGTGGTCGCTGCCGCGGTCATCCTCCCCACGGGGCTGGTCCTCCCAGGGGTGAACGACTCCAAGCAGCTCACCGAGGGGAAACGGGAAGAACTCTTCGACGTCATCCACCGCGAGGCACTGGCGGTGGGCGTAGGCATCGGGGACCACGCCCTCATCGACCGCATCAACATCCTCCAGGCCACGCTCTCCGCGATGAGCGACGCGGTGCGCGGCCTGAGCGTAAATCCGGACTTCCTCCTCATCGACGGCATCTCCAGCGTTCCGATGAACATCCCGCAGCGCACCGTTAAGAAGGGCGATTCCCTCAGCCTCTCCATCGCCGCGGCCTCCATCATCGCCAAGGTGACCCGCGACCGCATGATGGTGGAGTACGATGCCCGGTTCCCCGGCTACGGCTTCGCCAGTCACAAGGGGTACGGCGCGGCGTCGCACCTGGCGGCCATCGCCGAACTCGGCCCCTGCCCGATCCACCGCAGGAGCTTCAGCGGCGTCAAGGAACACTGTCCCGCTGAGCCCGGCGGAGCCTCCGACGCATCCAGCGGCCTTTTCTCCTTCTAG
- the rplS gene encoding 50S ribosomal protein L19 translates to MNKIDMIEMAQMKKNIPVFVPGDTIKVQVKIVEGDKSRIQAFQGVCLGRQNGGIRESFTVRKISNGVGVERVFPLHSPSIEAIEVVTRGQVRRAKLYYLRKLRGKASRIKERKYVAGQ, encoded by the coding sequence ATGAACAAGATTGACATGATTGAAATGGCACAGATGAAGAAGAACATCCCGGTTTTCGTTCCTGGCGACACCATCAAGGTGCAGGTCAAGATCGTCGAGGGTGACAAGAGCCGTATCCAGGCTTTCCAGGGCGTCTGCCTCGGCCGTCAGAACGGCGGTATCCGTGAGTCCTTCACCGTGAGGAAGATCTCCAACGGCGTCGGCGTGGAGAGGGTGTTCCCGCTGCACTCGCCGTCCATCGAGGCGATCGAGGTTGTGACCCGCGGCCAGGTTCGTCGTGCGAAGCTGTACTACCTGCGCAAGCTGCGCGGCAAGGCTTCCAGGATCAAGGAAAGGAAGTACGTCGCCGGTCAGTAA
- a CDS encoding DUF4149 domain-containing protein, giving the protein MQVVAAIYRLAISLWLGGAALFTFVLTPILFRSESRDVAGRIVGLFFPGYFRWGVACGVIAIICRVVMAGKGTVPAAVIIAVMLTLSSIQAFYIEPKAAEIKKQIPSFETTPKEDPMRRQFSKLHGVSAVCNLSVIAGGVVLVILL; this is encoded by the coding sequence ATGCAGGTTGTCGCAGCCATCTATCGTCTCGCCATCTCCCTCTGGCTCGGAGGCGCCGCCCTCTTCACCTTCGTGCTCACGCCGATCCTGTTCCGCTCGGAAAGTCGCGACGTCGCCGGCCGCATCGTCGGGCTCTTTTTTCCCGGCTACTTCCGCTGGGGCGTGGCCTGCGGCGTCATCGCCATCATCTGCCGCGTGGTCATGGCCGGGAAGGGGACCGTCCCCGCGGCCGTCATCATCGCCGTCATGCTCACACTTTCCTCGATCCAGGCCTTCTACATAGAGCCCAAGGCCGCCGAGATCAAGAAGCAGATCCCTTCATTCGAAACGACCCCGAAGGAAGATCCCATGCGCCGCCAGTTCTCCAAGCTGCACGGCGTCTCCGCGGTCTGCAACCTCTCGGTGATCGCCGGCGGCGTGGTGCTGGTCATACTGCTCTAG
- a CDS encoding nitrilase-related carbon-nitrogen hydrolase, producing MDFTVALAQIKPKLGCLDDNMALAEAAIEKGIAAGADLVVFPELALTGYFLKDLVPEVALRLDSPQIEKLKKLSERISIAIGFVEVSADFRFFNSAVYLEDGEIRHVHRKVYLPTYGLFDEQRYMARGERFRAFDTRFGRIGMLICEDMWHLSAPYILAMDGAMTLICLSSSPGRGVTESEGLGSAAAWQKLTTTTAMFLNCRVFYCNRVGYEDGINFWGGSEAIAPSGEMTDRGALLEEDFVLAKVDGGALRRERIFSPMMRDENLAITVKELKRIDREKDC from the coding sequence ATGGATTTTACCGTTGCCCTGGCCCAGATAAAGCCGAAGCTGGGCTGCCTGGACGACAACATGGCGCTAGCCGAGGCCGCCATCGAGAAGGGGATCGCCGCCGGCGCCGACCTCGTGGTTTTTCCAGAGTTGGCCCTCACTGGTTACTTCCTGAAGGACCTGGTGCCTGAAGTCGCGCTGCGCCTGGACTCCCCCCAGATAGAGAAACTGAAGAAACTCTCCGAGCGGATCTCCATCGCCATCGGCTTCGTCGAGGTGTCGGCCGACTTCCGTTTCTTCAACTCCGCGGTCTACCTCGAGGACGGCGAGATCCGCCACGTGCACCGCAAGGTCTATCTGCCGACCTACGGCCTTTTCGACGAGCAGCGCTACATGGCGCGCGGCGAGCGCTTCCGCGCCTTCGATACCCGTTTCGGCCGGATCGGGATGCTGATCTGCGAGGACATGTGGCACCTCTCCGCTCCCTACATCCTGGCCATGGACGGCGCGATGACGCTGATCTGCCTCTCCTCCAGCCCCGGTCGCGGTGTGACGGAATCGGAGGGGCTCGGCTCCGCGGCGGCATGGCAAAAGCTCACCACCACGACCGCCATGTTCCTTAACTGCCGCGTCTTCTACTGCAACCGCGTCGGGTACGAGGACGGTATCAACTTCTGGGGGGGATCCGAGGCGATCGCTCCCTCCGGCGAGATGACCGACCGTGGGGCCCTCCTCGAGGAGGATTTCGTACTGGCCAAGGTGGACGGCGGTGCGCTCAGGCGCGAACGCATCTTCTCACCGATGATGCGGGACGAGAACCTGGCCATCACCGTGAAAGAGCTAAAACGCATCGACAGGGAGAAAGACTGCTAA